Proteins found in one Paenalkalicoccus suaedae genomic segment:
- a CDS encoding VirD4-like conjugal transfer protein, CD1115 family, which yields MHKEFKQWKKVFADKYFLIAFTLFCYVAVTCITNFFIHLLKQIPVILSSFKNFDQSQLSSPFSSMTWKWFFEFDWSMGIVYGVVYVLASIFILRQVYRFRIAFRDINKQTKGTARWTEIMEIQETYKAVKDDDNEYEGSAGMPIVHFNDHLYVDTNSTHTLVVASTQSGKTETYSYPYLDVIMRAKEKDSVVITDIKGDMLKNTRAEFEKYGYEVMCFNLLNPYWGMAYNPLELVKQAYLKKDYSKAQMLCNTLSYSLFHNDKSHADPMWENASIALVNALILAVCDLCIKNGQPENITMYTLTVMLNELGSNPDEDGYTRLDHFFGNLPPSHPAKLQYGTIQFSQGITRSGIYTGTMAKLKNYTYDTIARMTARNDLNIEDLAYGEKPVALFIVYPDWDDSNYTIISTFLSQVNAVLSEKATLSKESTLPRKVRFLFEEVANIPPIEGLNRSLAVGLSRGMLYTLVIQNVSQLRDVYGDDMAVAIMGNLGNQIYIMSDEWEDAEKFSEKLGVTTVISADRQGDLMDVHKSYSEREEERPLMLPDELRRLKKGEWVVLRTKKREDLKRNRVVPYPIFASLDNGTNMLHRYEYLMHRFDNKIALGDLGFRGEHETLDLESLLIEFEFNEPVKEERKSKPGKGKKQKAKKAPGEPVF from the coding sequence TTGCACAAGGAGTTTAAACAGTGGAAAAAAGTATTTGCAGATAAGTATTTTTTGATTGCCTTTACACTGTTTTGTTATGTAGCAGTGACGTGTATTACTAATTTTTTCATACATCTTTTAAAACAGATTCCCGTAATACTCTCTTCTTTTAAAAACTTTGACCAGTCACAGCTTTCAAGTCCTTTTAGTTCGATGACCTGGAAGTGGTTTTTTGAATTTGATTGGAGTATGGGCATTGTTTATGGAGTAGTGTACGTTCTTGCTTCAATTTTCATATTGAGACAAGTGTATAGGTTTAGAATCGCTTTTCGTGATATCAATAAGCAAACGAAAGGTACAGCACGATGGACTGAGATTATGGAGATTCAAGAAACCTATAAGGCTGTTAAAGATGATGATAATGAGTATGAAGGCAGTGCAGGAATGCCGATTGTTCATTTTAATGACCATCTTTACGTTGACACAAACTCAACTCATACCCTTGTGGTTGCTTCAACACAATCTGGTAAGACTGAAACTTATTCCTATCCATATTTAGATGTCATTATGAGAGCAAAAGAAAAAGACTCTGTAGTAATTACAGATATAAAAGGTGACATGCTTAAAAATACCCGCGCTGAATTCGAAAAGTACGGTTATGAAGTTATGTGTTTCAACTTATTGAATCCGTATTGGGGAATGGCCTATAATCCATTGGAATTAGTTAAACAAGCATATTTGAAGAAAGACTATTCTAAAGCCCAAATGCTTTGTAATACACTATCTTACTCACTGTTCCATAATGATAAGTCACATGCAGATCCTATGTGGGAAAATGCATCTATTGCATTGGTAAACGCCTTGATTCTCGCGGTTTGTGATTTGTGCATTAAGAATGGACAGCCAGAAAATATCACGATGTATACATTGACAGTTATGTTAAACGAACTTGGAAGTAATCCAGATGAAGACGGGTATACACGACTTGATCATTTCTTTGGTAATTTGCCGCCTTCTCACCCTGCTAAGTTACAGTATGGGACAATTCAATTTTCACAAGGCATAACACGCAGCGGTATTTACACAGGTACAATGGCCAAACTTAAAAACTATACTTACGATACAATCGCCCGAATGACAGCTCGTAATGACTTGAATATTGAGGATTTAGCTTACGGAGAAAAACCAGTCGCGTTATTCATTGTCTACCCCGATTGGGATGATTCTAACTACACTATTATTTCTACTTTCTTATCACAAGTAAACGCTGTGCTTTCCGAGAAAGCTACATTATCCAAAGAAAGTACACTTCCAAGGAAAGTAAGGTTTCTCTTTGAAGAAGTCGCTAATATCCCGCCAATTGAAGGGTTAAATAGATCCCTGGCAGTTGGTCTAAGCCGAGGTATGCTCTATACGCTTGTTATTCAAAACGTTTCTCAGCTACGTGATGTCTACGGAGACGACATGGCCGTGGCAATAATGGGGAACTTGGGTAACCAGATTTACATTATGAGTGACGAGTGGGAGGACGCCGAAAAGTTTAGTGAAAAATTGGGTGTTACCACGGTAATTTCTGCAGATCGTCAGGGTGATTTAATGGACGTTCATAAATCGTATAGCGAAAGAGAAGAAGAAAGGCCTTTAATGCTTCCTGACGAGCTAAGAAGGTTGAAAAAAGGTGAGTGGGTTGTTTTAAGGACTAAAAAACGTGAGGACTTAAAAAGAAATAGGGTAGTTCCTTATCCGATTTTTGCTTCTTTAGATAACGGAACAAATATGCTGCATAGATACGAGTATTTGATGCATCGTTTTGATAATAAGATTGCTCTTGGTGATTTAGGGTTTAGAGGAGAGCATGAAACACTGGATCTGGAAAGCTTATTGATTGAATTTGAATTTAATGAACCTGTGAAGGAGGAAAGAAAAAGTAAACCAGGTAAAGGGAAAAAACAAAAAGCTAAAAAGGCTCCTGGTGAACCTGTTTTCTAG
- a CDS encoding DUF5592 family protein — MRQTVSVPENIQAKIQWNKLTVVDGFVIIGSLAVGYFMKGLVYPYLQIPFVLFIVLATTFYLWPCPDSPSKKIYEMTLMVFRKDSRTYKAQEPVNYSMIKQED; from the coding sequence ATGAGGCAAACCGTATCAGTACCAGAAAATATTCAAGCAAAAATACAATGGAATAAACTAACGGTTGTGGATGGTTTTGTGATTATTGGGAGTTTGGCTGTCGGGTATTTCATGAAAGGCTTGGTATACCCGTATCTTCAGATACCTTTTGTATTATTTATCGTGCTTGCCACTACATTTTATCTTTGGCCGTGTCCTGATTCACCAAGTAAAAAGATTTATGAAATGACGCTCATGGTTTTCAGAAAGGATAGTCGGACATATAAAGCACAAGAGCCTGTCAATTATTCCATGATAAAGCAGGAGGATTAA
- a CDS encoding pLS20_p028 family conjugation system transmembrane protein, with protein MDDSEILKILLRFQDYLSLTSIWTAPFRVIGWWVIMGLAAIVDALSGGIEEIYDLLNFFDSDQISGFIDKWMPVIFALMALALGFLGWKIIVQKKTDYDKIITNSLFALTLFLVLPWGMQQASDLLLAGKGMLDEDGKLSVSTKIYQNNIVDVYKIDKDAEWSKKEFKKLKKKNNIENDEDVKLLDITEPVDTGGIFHSSPLTKDGEKILDKKVSDASGEKKLEDLESFWIQDDEAYYRYSWHPWYMMFELGTIAFVLFMTMFKTAQLIMELGILKIFSVGTALTDLENGQRNKKFLEKIKNTFIVLFSIELLLQCYILFTDYIGQADISAPIKIVVLIAAAILTVDGPNFIEEMFGIDSGLKSISRSLVGLFAGAKTAKMATDFTASTAKKAGKMAGKIAKKSSDAALVGMGAGKGILDGFKENMEAAKSGGGSNGGKIGKDGDTPLSHGLAGKPTNVMSDDALKEAMMSGDDQKEKDKSSQSDSPLSSLNKENSSDSSTEGIENRDDRSGTENGSPMEDHNTPLSSMSSEEEAGSNNEKGSDNILSKDGDTPLQASKDQSSPDAASDGLGTQQGKNIEMATDKDGNTPLSNMASSEGIQPDQPGGSAADKDGDTPLSNMASSEGAQPGQSGGTAADKDGNTPLSNMTGESSVPGQGGGNAPGSSDTPLSSQGPTGSPIPGQGGGNASGSSDTPLSPQGPTGIPVPGQGGGNAPGSSDTPLSSQGPTGIPVPGQGGGNVPGSSTNTPLSSQIPPVGPISSQIGGNTSVTPGRQLSQGPINSGLTANNSTSNNGWDSLFATMPQNTGSHSSGSLMPSSPISQAAPASLTPVAPSSNTSIVNSVSNGSNSTYSAPTPASNILPTHRAAVGNVLPTYRAPVQNMGGGRFDYSPKGVSTVSNKPIGMPKHVQTTAEAFKNQMTKRPTTNMTAKDVLVNKYADLAQRIYDSKSVRNSRTAYDIAKNTVNTGFKGGTDK; from the coding sequence ATGGATGATTCAGAGATTCTGAAAATACTGCTTAGGTTTCAAGATTACCTATCCCTGACTTCAATTTGGACCGCACCATTCCGAGTCATCGGATGGTGGGTTATTATGGGCCTGGCCGCAATTGTAGATGCCCTATCTGGGGGGATTGAAGAGATTTATGATTTGCTTAATTTCTTCGATAGTGACCAAATTAGTGGCTTTATAGATAAGTGGATGCCTGTCATTTTTGCATTAATGGCATTGGCGCTTGGCTTTCTTGGATGGAAAATCATAGTTCAGAAGAAAACTGATTACGACAAAATAATCACAAATTCATTATTTGCTTTAACTCTTTTCCTTGTACTGCCATGGGGGATGCAGCAGGCGTCGGATCTCTTGCTTGCTGGGAAAGGAATGCTTGATGAAGACGGAAAGCTTAGTGTTTCCACTAAAATATATCAAAACAATATAGTCGATGTTTATAAAATCGACAAGGATGCTGAGTGGAGTAAGAAAGAATTCAAAAAGCTAAAGAAGAAAAATAATATCGAGAATGACGAGGATGTGAAACTTTTAGATATAACGGAGCCAGTTGATACAGGTGGAATTTTTCACTCTAGTCCGTTAACTAAAGATGGCGAAAAAATATTAGATAAAAAAGTAAGCGATGCATCCGGAGAGAAGAAATTAGAGGATCTTGAGTCATTTTGGATACAAGATGATGAAGCCTATTATCGATATTCTTGGCACCCTTGGTACATGATGTTTGAACTTGGTACCATAGCATTTGTTTTATTTATGACCATGTTTAAGACAGCGCAGTTAATCATGGAACTAGGAATCTTAAAGATTTTCAGTGTAGGAACTGCTTTAACGGATCTTGAAAACGGTCAACGTAATAAAAAGTTCTTGGAGAAGATAAAGAATACTTTCATTGTCTTATTTTCAATCGAGCTTTTGTTACAATGTTACATCCTTTTTACAGATTACATTGGCCAAGCTGACATATCTGCACCAATAAAAATAGTTGTATTGATTGCAGCAGCTATTTTAACGGTGGATGGTCCTAACTTTATAGAAGAAATGTTTGGTATAGATTCTGGATTGAAGAGCATTTCGCGGAGTTTAGTTGGGCTATTTGCAGGTGCTAAAACAGCAAAAATGGCTACGGACTTTACGGCATCAACAGCTAAAAAGGCGGGGAAAATGGCAGGCAAAATTGCCAAGAAATCATCTGATGCTGCTTTAGTTGGTATGGGTGCTGGAAAGGGTATACTTGATGGTTTTAAAGAGAACATGGAAGCTGCTAAAAGTGGTGGAGGAAGTAACGGGGGGAAAATTGGAAAAGACGGTGACACGCCTTTGTCACATGGATTAGCCGGTAAACCGACTAATGTTATGTCAGACGATGCTTTAAAAGAAGCAATGATGTCTGGTGACGATCAGAAAGAGAAGGATAAATCGTCACAATCTGATTCTCCGTTGTCGTCTTTGAATAAAGAAAATAGCTCCGATTCATCAACAGAGGGTATCGAAAATCGCGATGATAGATCAGGCACAGAAAATGGATCTCCAATGGAAGATCATAATACACCACTATCATCCATGTCTTCCGAAGAAGAAGCTGGAAGCAACAATGAGAAAGGATCAGACAATATTCTATCAAAAGATGGAGATACACCATTACAAGCATCAAAAGATCAGTCGAGTCCTGATGCAGCTAGTGATGGTCTAGGTACTCAGCAAGGTAAAAACATTGAAATGGCCACTGACAAAGACGGAAATACACCGTTGTCTAATATGGCATCATCTGAAGGAATACAACCTGATCAACCAGGTGGATCTGCTGCTGACAAAGACGGAGATACACCGTTATCTAATATGGCATCATCTGAAGGGGCACAACCTGGTCAGTCAGGTGGGACTGCTGCTGACAAAGATGGAAATACACCGTTGTCTAACATGACAGGGGAAAGCTCAGTTCCAGGACAAGGCGGCGGAAACGCGCCAGGAAGCTCTGATACGCCATTATCGTCCCAAGGGCCAACAGGAAGTCCAATTCCAGGACAAGGCGGCGGAAACGCGTCAGGAAGCTCTGATACGCCATTATCGCCCCAAGGGCCAACAGGAATCCCAGTTCCAGGACAAGGCGGCGGAAACGCGCCAGGAAGCTCTGATACGCCATTATCGTCCCAAGGGCCAACAGGAATCCCAGTTCCAGGACAAGGCGGCGGAAACGTACCAGGAAGCTCTACTAATACGCCATTGTCATCTCAAATACCACCTGTAGGACCAATTTCTAGTCAGATCGGTGGAAACACATCAGTTACACCTGGTAGACAATTGTCTCAGGGGCCGATTAATAGTGGTCTCACAGCAAACAATAGCACTTCCAATAATGGATGGGATTCGTTGTTTGCGACTATGCCACAGAATACAGGTTCACATTCTTCAGGAAGTCTTATGCCGAGCAGTCCTATTTCACAGGCGGCGCCGGCTTCACTGACACCTGTTGCACCAAGCAGTAATACATCGATAGTAAATTCCGTTTCAAATGGTTCTAATTCAACTTATTCGGCGCCTACACCGGCAAGTAACATTTTGCCAACCCACCGCGCTGCCGTAGGAAATGTTTTACCAACCTATAGAGCACCTGTACAAAATATGGGAGGTGGCCGTTTTGATTACTCACCTAAAGGAGTGAGTACAGTAAGCAATAAACCGATTGGAATGCCTAAACATGTTCAAACAACTGCAGAAGCATTTAAAAATCAGATGACAAAAAGGCCAACTACGAATATGACTGCAAAGGATGTCTTGGTTAATAAGTATGCTGACTTGGCGCAACGGATATATGATTCAAAGTCAGTAAGAAATTCAAGGACAGCTTACGATATCGCAAAAAACACTGTAAATACTGGATTCAAAGGGGGGACTGATAAATGA
- a CDS encoding type IV pilus modification PilV family protein, translating to MGDNTNKYVVSLISVFIAGLIVLIGLMALSGVYAQIEERQSEKRYQAVSTQLGIPKAEILITPSAHDGIYTVKANNRLYLVEFDTSDKKIAHMTEERTN from the coding sequence TTGGGTGATAACACGAATAAATACGTGGTCTCTCTGATTTCGGTATTCATTGCTGGTTTAATAGTGTTAATTGGTCTTATGGCGTTAAGTGGGGTGTATGCACAGATTGAGGAAAGGCAGTCTGAAAAAAGATATCAGGCAGTTTCAACTCAATTAGGCATTCCAAAAGCTGAGATCCTAATAACACCTTCTGCCCATGACGGAATCTATACTGTAAAAGCTAACAACAGGTTATACTTAGTAGAGTTTGACACCTCAGATAAAAAAATTGCACATATGACTGAAGAACGGACTAATTGA
- a CDS encoding thioester domain-containing protein, with protein MIHIVYKRILIMLSSVVAIAAALFLVPFFTSSAEAATAVATGPYSWKDPHGITHESAYIKIGDTIVYCIDPDKPAPYGGHSYKTPKRQYDDGVKAILYYGFGGDGNEIGKTMTDMVKTYVALNNWLDGKRDQRTYSNQDAEVWKLIQHAKKGDAPSYQVSFSKTKVGSSVSGDQQKSETIKLNGKGTATLTVPSKVTIHVIGGKTQKGGHITIHDGQSFYFTAPLDYGSDYDTGNVNGEIRQLASLLYLPNTSSYQRLMSSTFVVDPVVAAGFTVHFEKRQKQITVVHKDKYEGTVLKKVKESKNIGTNYSYSPEKKIVKDGKTYVPVKTEKKTGKLGNKDITITFEYALQRKITVLHKDNRDHTLIKKQVYTKKRGDTYSYGPLTNLKKNNYTYRPVSDKKVTGTVGKDDVTITIYYDVPLIKTSLDKLQIYTAPAADGLPVKVYLSKTNIYKNDTKGMTTAKINVSLYDGKQLLSKKTYTAQSLPKNVNFTVPAKNLKVNANKLYTVKLEGFNENDVDVPDKAKELSTKGYTSSEDKVSVSMKVVVKNQGSVKRVVMTEVTPTTAMKSYFETMTYQGQLLPKRKTGYGSEQNLAFIYENMLQKDDDDIKFDFKVPEELMDTYLNYSVKDGKAIFPMDVAASKKSSTADNLIREMSFVFPHVNVEKETGSLFTDQQVKAKDKRLKNAVRDGGNKFYTPIWAELGSYDVSYTSSKVGVNKVTIELKDKLTLFAYMYGHMNSETKDQDEIMLTPINADDPFPNGTPDGWSQSDINWLKK; from the coding sequence GTGATTCACATAGTGTATAAAAGAATCTTGATAATGCTATCAAGTGTTGTAGCAATTGCCGCAGCGCTTTTTTTAGTGCCATTTTTCACCTCATCGGCCGAAGCTGCTACAGCTGTTGCCACAGGTCCGTATTCATGGAAAGATCCGCACGGCATTACTCATGAATCAGCTTACATCAAAATAGGAGACACCATTGTTTACTGTATTGATCCAGATAAGCCTGCACCTTATGGCGGTCATTCGTATAAAACCCCGAAGCGTCAATATGATGATGGCGTCAAAGCCATTCTTTATTACGGGTTCGGCGGTGACGGTAATGAAATTGGAAAGACAATGACGGATATGGTCAAAACCTATGTCGCTCTTAACAACTGGCTAGATGGAAAAAGGGATCAAAGAACATATAGTAACCAGGATGCCGAAGTGTGGAAGTTAATTCAACATGCTAAAAAAGGTGATGCTCCGAGCTACCAGGTATCCTTCAGCAAAACTAAAGTAGGCAGCTCTGTTTCCGGTGATCAGCAAAAATCAGAAACCATTAAGCTGAACGGGAAAGGAACAGCTACGTTAACCGTTCCTTCAAAGGTAACGATACACGTGATCGGCGGCAAAACCCAAAAGGGCGGCCATATCACTATTCATGATGGCCAATCATTTTATTTCACTGCACCTTTAGATTATGGATCTGACTACGACACAGGGAATGTTAATGGTGAGATCAGACAGCTGGCGTCCCTGCTTTATCTACCTAATACGAGCAGCTATCAACGGCTGATGTCAAGTACATTTGTGGTTGATCCGGTTGTGGCAGCTGGTTTTACCGTTCATTTTGAAAAGCGTCAAAAACAAATTACGGTGGTTCATAAGGACAAGTACGAAGGCACGGTCTTAAAGAAAGTAAAAGAGTCTAAAAATATCGGAACCAATTACAGCTATTCACCTGAGAAGAAAATCGTAAAAGATGGGAAAACCTATGTGCCCGTTAAAACAGAAAAGAAAACCGGTAAATTGGGAAACAAAGATATCACTATTACTTTTGAGTATGCATTGCAAAGGAAAATAACTGTGCTGCACAAAGATAACCGGGACCACACGTTGATCAAGAAACAAGTATATACCAAAAAACGAGGCGATACGTATTCGTATGGTCCATTAACCAATTTGAAAAAGAACAATTACACATATCGTCCTGTCTCGGATAAAAAGGTAACTGGTACCGTTGGAAAAGATGATGTAACAATTACTATTTATTATGATGTTCCATTGATCAAGACCAGCCTTGATAAGCTTCAAATATATACGGCTCCGGCTGCTGATGGTCTGCCGGTTAAGGTTTATCTTTCTAAGACCAACATTTATAAAAATGACACCAAGGGCATGACCACAGCAAAAATAAATGTCAGCTTGTATGACGGGAAACAGCTGCTAAGCAAAAAAACATATACAGCACAGAGTTTGCCGAAGAATGTAAATTTCACTGTGCCGGCAAAGAATTTAAAGGTTAACGCAAATAAACTCTATACGGTCAAATTAGAGGGTTTTAATGAAAATGATGTAGATGTACCTGACAAGGCAAAAGAACTCTCTACGAAGGGTTATACGAGTTCTGAAGACAAAGTTTCTGTGTCTATGAAAGTTGTAGTTAAAAATCAGGGATCTGTTAAACGCGTAGTTATGACAGAAGTAACCCCAACAACTGCTATGAAAAGCTATTTTGAAACAATGACATATCAAGGGCAGCTGCTTCCTAAACGGAAAACCGGTTATGGCAGCGAGCAAAATCTTGCTTTCATATATGAGAACATGCTTCAAAAAGACGATGATGATATCAAATTCGATTTTAAAGTACCTGAAGAGTTGATGGATACTTACTTAAACTATTCTGTTAAAGACGGTAAAGCTATATTCCCTATGGATGTTGCAGCATCTAAGAAATCAAGCACCGCAGACAATTTAATCCGGGAAATGTCATTTGTTTTCCCTCACGTAAATGTGGAAAAAGAAACTGGCAGCTTATTCACAGATCAGCAAGTTAAAGCAAAAGACAAACGCTTGAAAAACGCTGTTCGTGACGGAGGGAACAAATTTTACACTCCTATTTGGGCGGAATTAGGCAGCTATGATGTTTCTTATACTTCAAGCAAAGTAGGGGTTAACAAAGTGACTATTGAATTGAAGGATAAGCTCACACTATTTGCTTATATGTACGGCCATATGAATTCAGAAACAAAGGATCAGGACGAAATAATGCTAACGCCGATTAATGCTGATGATCCTTTCCCTAACGGTACACCTGACGGCTGGTCACAAAGTGATATTAATTGGTTGAAGAAATAA
- a CDS encoding SLAP domain-containing protein, with the protein MKKILLILTFVILAFSALTGCSSESWDRTVKDHESSVNGLKRTATVYDQNGKVIKTYKGKFDVEVNDYGNKVKFDIDGKRVVINNAIVIVEEDK; encoded by the coding sequence ATGAAAAAGATTTTGCTAATTCTAACATTTGTAATCCTGGCATTTTCAGCTTTAACCGGCTGTAGCAGTGAGAGCTGGGATCGCACAGTAAAAGATCATGAATCAAGTGTTAACGGGCTGAAACGCACAGCAACGGTATATGACCAAAATGGGAAGGTCATCAAGACGTATAAAGGCAAGTTTGATGTAGAGGTCAATGATTACGGAAATAAAGTTAAGTTTGACATTGATGGTAAGCGCGTGGTTATCAATAACGCGATAGTGATTGTAGAAGAGGATAAATGA
- a CDS encoding ATPase, T2SS/T4P/T4SS family, which produces MISPDTIKGIYTDIREKNPEIVLEAFTSKEAREVMWKLVAEDNATVLDTDKKVDYVMQEMVGLGVIETIIKQHDTVTDITFNANQLIVRRSDLKDPYPYEDQEITEEYILKIIQKFANAVEKEFTPKDPILDASLGNLRINAVHKAVSPYGTTMAIRVSRPKLALTKENFSDFAPDYMYEFFKAAVAAKANIGISGETGSGKTEFQKFLLSFIPFGEKIIWIEDTREGHLKELFGDTKDIHSWLTSPGVTITDLVKAALRNNPKWICVSETRGMEAYEMLQAVLSSHSIITTLHANDVKTIPRRFINMMKMGYQLDEKSTLGDIYENFHLGVHLKATELNGKTVRYLSEVSEYNADGSVKMIFKQEHIDGRFVQTVGKISQKLKDRMLEHHVKYSGLPVRGE; this is translated from the coding sequence ATGATTAGTCCAGATACAATTAAAGGTATATATACAGATATCCGAGAGAAAAACCCAGAAATTGTGTTAGAAGCTTTCACTTCAAAAGAAGCAAGGGAAGTTATGTGGAAACTGGTTGCTGAAGATAATGCTACTGTTTTGGATACTGATAAAAAAGTAGATTATGTAATGCAGGAAATGGTTGGCCTGGGTGTCATTGAAACGATTATAAAACAACATGATACGGTTACAGATATTACTTTTAATGCAAATCAATTGATTGTTAGAAGAAGCGATCTCAAAGACCCTTATCCATACGAAGATCAGGAAATAACTGAGGAGTATATTTTAAAGATCATCCAAAAGTTCGCTAATGCAGTAGAAAAAGAATTTACACCTAAAGATCCTATCTTGGATGCCTCTTTGGGGAATTTGCGAATCAACGCTGTTCATAAAGCTGTATCGCCATATGGGACCACAATGGCAATTCGCGTATCACGTCCAAAGCTGGCACTTACCAAGGAGAATTTTTCAGACTTTGCTCCTGACTATATGTATGAATTTTTTAAGGCTGCTGTTGCAGCAAAAGCTAACATTGGTATTTCTGGTGAAACAGGTTCCGGTAAAACCGAATTTCAAAAGTTTTTGTTAAGCTTTATACCATTTGGAGAAAAAATCATTTGGATTGAAGATACGCGGGAAGGACACCTTAAAGAGTTGTTTGGGGACACAAAAGATATTCATAGCTGGCTTACTTCTCCTGGGGTAACTATTACAGATTTGGTAAAGGCGGCACTCAGAAACAACCCTAAATGGATCTGCGTATCTGAGACGAGAGGTATGGAAGCATATGAAATGCTGCAAGCTGTTTTGTCCAGTCACAGTATCATAACCACTTTGCATGCAAATGATGTTAAGACTATTCCTCGAAGATTTATCAATATGATGAAAATGGGCTACCAATTAGATGAAAAATCAACACTTGGTGATATTTATGAAAACTTCCATTTAGGAGTTCATTTGAAAGCCACAGAGTTGAATGGCAAAACGGTTAGATATCTGAGTGAGGTTTCCGAGTACAATGCTGATGGATCTGTAAAAATGATCTTCAAGCAGGAGCACATAGACGGGCGATTCGTGCAAACAGTAGGTAAAATAAGTCAGAAATTAAAGGACCGCATGTTAGAACACCACGTCAAATATAGTGGTTTACCTGTTAGGGGGGAATAG